Within the Halobaculum limi genome, the region GATGTCGAGCCCCGAGTCGATCTCGTCGAGCACGGCGATCGACGGCTCGAGGATGGCAGCCTGCAGTACCTCGTTCTGCTTCTTCTCACCGCCGGAGAAGCCGGCGTTGAGGTAGCGCTCTGCGAACTTCTCGTCCATATCGAGCAGTTCCATCTTCTCTTTCAGGAGCTTCTGGAACTCGGCGACGCCGACGTCGCCGTCGTCGGCGGGACCCTCCATCGGGGAGGTGTCGTAGCCGGAGTCGTCTTCGTCGGCGTCCGCGTCGGCCTCCTCCTCGTCCTCGAACAGTTCTTCGCGCTCGCCGAGTTTGGCGTTGAGCGCCTGCCGGAGGAAGTTGACCATCGTCACGCCCTCGATCTCGGCGGGGTACTGGAAGCCGAGGAAGATACCCAGCGCCGCGCGCTCGTTCGGTTCCAGTTCGAGGAGTTCCCACGTGAGGTCCTCCTCGTCGATGTCGGCGTCGATGTCCGCGACGTCCTCCTCCGAGAGGATGAGCGTCACCGATCCGCCGGTGACCTCGTACGCCGGGTGGCCCGCGATGACCTTCGCAGTCGTGGACTTGCCCGAGCCGTTGGGGCCCATTAGTGCGTGAATCTCGCCTTGCTTCACTTCGAGGTCGACGCCTCGAAGGATCTCTTCGCCCGTCTCCGCGACCTGCGCCTGGAGGTTCTTGAGTTTGAGTGTCGCCATATTCGTGAATGCGCCTCTACACGCGGATGGGGTCGTTCGAGGCATCAACCTTACGCATCCGCCACAGTGTCATTATCCCTCACGAAAGAACAGTTTGCGAATCGAAAAGCGAGGTTGCTGCAGAACGTATCAACAGGTCACATAAAGCTCCCGAGACCGGTCTGCTCTTGCCCGCTTTTGACCTCTTCCCACGACATCCCAAGCGCCTCGATGATACGGGCGATGGGGCCTTTCAGCGTCTTGTCCAGCATCTTGTCCCAGTCGACGACGAACTCCTCGGGCACCTCGTCGGCGTACTCGAAACAGATCACGTCGGGGTCGCGCTTGAACTCGCCGTACAGCGGATCTGTCTGCGGGTCGAGTCCGTGTTCCGACTCCATCCGTTGCCAGAAGTCGGGATGGACCTTCTCGATGTAGAGACGCTTCGGCTTGGACCCGCGCTGGAAGTTCGTCCCGAGCAGCAGGTTCGCGTACTTCGCGCCGCGCACCTGTGCGGTGGCGGTCTCGTACGCCTCCAGTCGCTTGCCGATACCGCCGGGGATGCCCACTTCGTCTAAGTCGGCGTCGCCCGCGAGGAAGTTCTGGATCTCGTCGTGGAGGTAGTCTTTGATGTCGTCTGTCGCCTCGCCGTGGACAATCATCTCGATGACGCGCTTTTGCACCCGTTTCGTAACGGGGGCGATGTCCGAGCGTTTGTACTCGAAGCCCGTGATGTCGATATCGTCGACGTCTTTCCCCTCTTTCCAGACGATGTGGCCGGCGTACCGCTTCTTCTTGCCCGCTTGGAAGAACCGGCGGTACAGTTTCTCGAACTCGATCTGGAAGCGGTGTTCGTCGGCACCGAGTTCCTCGCGAGCGAAGTCGTCGTAGCGGCCGTTGATGTGTTCCTCGATGGCGAACGACTGCTCGATTGCCTCCTCGGTCGTGATGTCGTCGCCGAGGGCGAGCATAATCGAGTCGGTGTCGCCATACGTCACCTCGTGGTCGATCTCACGGGCCGCTTCCTCGGTGAACTCGATGACGCGCCGGCCCATCGCCGTGATGGCGGCGGCGTTGTCCTTGTCATACAGGCGGAAGCGCTCCCACCCGGAGACGCCGTACAGCGAGTTCATAATCACCTTCACCGCCGCCTGCTGTTGGTCGTACTGTTCGTAGGCGTCGGAGCCGACCTCGTGGGCGTCGCGTTCGCCCTTCAGACGGTCGCGTTCGGCCAGCAACTCGTCGATCATCTGCCGCATCATCCCGTCGGGTTCCTTGCGGAAGCGCGTCCCGTTGGGCGCGCGGTACGTCTCGCCGTCGAAGGCGTCGGGATCCTCGACGATGGTCTCGGGGCTGGCGTTGATCGTCACCATACACATCGGGTACAGCGACTTCAGGTCCAGCACCGACACCATCTCCTCGACGCCGGTGATCGGTTCGAACACCGCGCCCCCCTCGAAGTCCTCGCCGTCCTGTTGGCCCTTCGTCGGGAGGACGAACCGGCCGTAGGCGTTGTGGAGGACGTACATGTCGACCGCGTCGCCGGGCGTCGGCGCGTCCTCCAGTTGACAGCCGACGATCTTGCGCGACTCGTCCCAGAAGTCGATCACGTCCTGCTTGCGGTCGATCTCGACGCACAGTTCCACGTCGCGAACGTTGTACTCCAGCAGTCGCTCGGGATCCTGTTCCCACAGGTCGCCGATGTCGCCGGAGTAGCGTTCCTTCCCCACGTCGAGTTCGAGTTCGCCGACCGCATCGAGGCGGTACGACTCCAGTTCGGAGAACTGTGTGCGCTGGTAGGCGTACAGGAGGTCGAAGACGACGCGGCCCTTCACGTCGGGGCCGCCCCATCCGGAGCGCCACGTCTCGTTCACGCGCGAGAGGCGGTCGGGCGAGAGGTCGTACTCCGATCGGCCGTCGAGGAGTTCACAGCGGTCCATGAAGTACGGCGCGTCGAAGTCCTCGAAGTTCCACCCCGTCAACACGTCGGGGTCCGTCTCCTCGATGTACGCGATGAACGCGTCGAGCATCGCGTCCTCCTCCGCGAACGTTCGGACCTCGACACTACTGTCGTGGTCACCGATGAGGTCGTAGTCGTCGAGGACGTCTGGCGCGTCGACGCCGCCGACGGGCGCGTCGTACAGCCACGCGATGTACTCGTCGCGGTAGGAGTCGTGTGAGGTGAGACAGACGACCTGTTCCTCGCCGTCCTCGGGGAAGCCGTTGCGGTCGTCGACCTCGATGTCGAACGTGTTGACGCGGATGTCGGCCTCGACCTCGCAGGGTTCGAGATGCTCGGGCGTGACCTGGAGGCTAGCGCGGCCGCCGTCATCGTCGTCCGTCTCCAGTCGGCGCTCCTCGACGCGGAGACCGGAGGTGACGCCGTAGTCGATGAGGAAGCGGTTGGGGAACAGGATGTCCGCCTCGTACGTCCGGTCGAAGTCGTCGCGGATCTGTCCCACGTCACGGGGCGTTCGGGCGACCACCTTGGTGACGGGCATCCCACGGATGGATTTGAACCGCTCGCCGTCAGGGGCCTCCTCGCGCGTGTCGAGGATGACGTCGTACTCCTCGACGAGAGCCCGATTCTCGATGTCGGCCGTCGGCACGTAGAAGTACGGTTCGAGGCCGAGGACGCGCAGGTGTTCCGACTCGTTGTCGGCCGTGCGGCCGAACACGTGGACGACGGGGTACTCTTCGGTTCCGGCCCCCTCGACCGTGTAGTCGACGGCCGTCACCATCATTTCGACCGTCCCACTGGCGTCGGGAACGACGATGTCTTCGCGGTCGATGACGTCGCTCACCCGGCCTTGCCCCGTTCCAGCGACGAACGCCGCCTCTTCGTCCGGGCGACGGTCGTCGTTGGACCCGCCTTCCTCCGCGGTGGCGTCCCCGAAATCGCCGAGGCCCGCCTGCGAATCGCTCATTGCCGGGCCTTTGCCGTTCGCCGGTAAAAATGTCCCTTTCGTCACGGCGACGAGTCGCTGTGGGTGACGCTGGTCCGTCTACCCCTACGGTAAGCCCATCGTTCGGTCCGGTAGTCGAGGATTACACGGACAGATTCGTTCCGTTCGATCGCCGAAGAACCGCACGACGACGGCCGGTTGGCGAGTCCGGCCACCACGGAAAGGCATATACCGTGTCAAGACATACCATAGTTCGCAGATGACCCACGCATCCGATTCCCCGTTGGAGCGCTCGGGCGCGAGCCCGGACGAGGCCGTCGAGACGGTCGAGGCGTATGAGGACGACGGGCGAACGGTCCTCTACGACTCCGAAAATCCACTCGCGTGGGTAGAGGCGAGCACCGCCGTCACGCTCGCCGACCACGCCTGATCGGTCCCGCACTCACCTGACTACCGCCGGATCCGACGCGAGTCGTGTCCGGCAACCCTTTTGCTACAGTCACCGAACAGAGAGCCGTGCTCGAGGACGACGACGACGGGGACCTGTTCGGCCTCGAACGCGAGGCCAGCGAAGCCGAAAACCGTGGCCCCCGCGTCAACATCCCGACCGTCAATGACCCATCCGACTCGTTGCCCGACCCCTCGACGGTCGACCCGCATATCAGTCGGTCGTTTATGACCGCCGTCCTGTACGCCAACGTCGCCGTCCTCGGCGTCTCACTGGGCGCGATGCTCATCGGCTTCCGCGGCCAGTGGAACTGGGGCGGGTTCGCCATCGTCGTCGGCCTCCTCGCCGGCGTCCGCGTCTACCAGACGTATCGCGCCTTCGAGCAGTGGCGTGAGGAACGCGACGCCGACGAGGCGACCGAGGACGACGACACGGAGACGGACCCGGACGAAGCGTCGGATGCGGAGCGAGACGTGCAGACATATGCAGAAACAGATGGCGAGACGGAACCCGACGATCCGACCGAGTCGCAACAGAACACGCCGACAGAGGACGACTGACCGCCGCCACCGACACCGCTTTGCATCCTGCAGTACCTTCCTCGACTATGCAGACGGTTCGGGACGACGACGGCACTCGCTATCTCCTCGTCAAGCGCTCGGCAGAGTCGAGTCTGGTCCGCGACCCCGCGACCGGTGAGGAGCGCCACCTCCCGAACGACGACCTCGAAGCCGAAGGCGAGTCAGCGCTGTCGGCCGCGGCCGCCGGCCTCTCGCCCGCGCTTCGACGGGCGGTGCTCGCGTGTCGCGACGAACGGGCGCTTGGCCTCCTCGTGGAGTTCGTCGACCGCGGGCCGCTGTCGGTCCGGACGCTGTTGGACTCGTACGACCTGTGTGAATCCGACCTGCACGGTCTCCTCGCGGAGTTTCGCGCGGCGGGCCTCCTCACCGAGACGACTGTCGCCGGCGAGCGTGGCTACGAACCGACAGACGAGGCGGAGACAGCGGTCGGACGATTTCGAGCGTAAGCGAGACGGCAAGTGCGGACGACGCGGAACCGCCGAGTCGGCTCAGTCGTCGGCGTTCAGTTCCGCCTCGACCGCCGCCAGCGACGGGTCGTCGATGCGGTCGACCGTCGAGCGGTTCGACGTGGGGTTCTTCTCGACGCGGACGAGGTCGTCGGCCGCGCCCACGAGTTCGTCGTCGTGGCTGACGATGAGGATCTGACGGACACCGAAGCCGCGCATCTCCGCGACCAGGTCTGCGAGTCGCGAGACGTGTCCCGAGTCGAGGAACACCGTCGGTTCGTCGAGGATGAGCGGCGGCGTCGGTGCTGCGCCGTCGATGCCCTCTGCGAGCAGGCGGTAGATGGCACACCGTAGCGAGAGATTGAACAGTGCGCGCTCGCCACCCGACAGTTGTTCGGGGTCGAGCGGTTCGCCGTCCTTCTGGTACACCGTGAGGTGGTACTCGCCGTCGAGTTCGATGTGGGAGTAGGCGTCGTTGCCGTACACCAACTCGAACGTCTCGTTGAGCATCCGTTCGAGACTCTCGACGTTCGCGCGGCGCAGTTCCGCCCGGAGGTCGCCGTACATCGCCTCCAACTCCTCGGTCTCGCGGTGGAGCGCCTCCAACTCGTCGACACGGGCCGCGAGGTCGTCGCGACGCTCGCGCAGCGTCTCCAACTCGTCGAGTTCGTTCTCGACCGCGCCGATGCGGTTCGTGAGGTCGTCGCGGCGCTCGTGGAGGTCTGCCAGCGCGTCGGTCACCCGCTCAATGTAGTCTTCCGCGTTGTCGAGTCTGTCGCGAGCGTTCTCGACACGCTCCTCGTCGACAGCCTCGCGAAGTTCGTCGCGGCGCTCGCGCTTGCTCGCGAGGAACTCGCGGCGCTCGTCGTTGCGGTCGGCGATGTCGACCCGCTTCTCCGTCAGTCGCTCGACCGTCTCCTCGGCGTCGTCGATAGCCTCGCGCGTCGACTCGACGGCGTCGAGGCGGTCGCGTGCCGTCTGGATCCTGTCCAAGTCGGCTTCCAGTTCCTCGACCGTCTCGCGCGTCTCCGTCGCCTCCGACCGTTTCTGCTCGGCCGTCTCGCGGTGTTCTTCGGCCTCGGCCTCACGCTCGTCCGCCTCCTCGCAAAGTTCCGTGGCGCGCTCGCGCTTCTCCTCAGCCTCTGCCTGCTTCTCGTCGATGCCGTCGTCGAGGAGGTCGACGGTGTCGGCGATCTGCGAGAGCCGGTTCTCAGCCTCGACCAGCGTCTCCGCGGTGTCGAGGTCATCTTCGAGGCTCGCCTTCCGCTCGTTCGCCGTCGCGAGGTTGGCCTCCAACTCTGAGACGTGCTCGCGGTCCTCGTCGAGCGTGTCGACGTGCGGGGAGTCCTCGACTGGCTGTCCGCACTCGGGGCAGTTCCCTTCGGCCAGCAGTTCCTCGGCGTCCTCGACGCTCGACCGGGCCGCCCGGAGGTCGGCGGCTGTCTCGCGTATCTCCGTGCGCGCCTCCTCGATGTCCGACTGCACGGAGTCGCGGTACGCCGTCGCCTCGCCGACGTCCACGGGCGCGTCCTCGAACAGCGACCGTTTCTCCGCTCGTTCGTCCGTCAGCGTCTCGCGCTTGCGCTCGCGTTCGGCCAGCGTCTCGGCGGCCTCGTCTGCTTCGTTGTCGAGGCGGTCGGCACGCTCGCGGAGTTCGTTCGCTCGCTCGTCGACCTCCTCGGCTTTCTGTGCGAGGTTCTCCGACTGGTTCGTGAGCGCGTTCACCTGCGAGCGAGCGTCGCGCAGGTCGTCGCGCAGGTCGTCCTCGCGGTCGTCTAGGTCGGCACGTCGCGCGTCGAGCGTCTCCGCGTCGGCGGCCGCGACGTCGGTGTTCGAGAGTCGTTCCGCGAGCGTCGACTCCAACTCCTCGATGCGGTCGCGTTCGTCAGCGACCCGGTCGCCCAGTCGCTCTCGCTCGGCTTCGTCCTCGCGGATGGTCGCCTCCAACTCGTCGATGTCCGACTCCAGGGACGCAAGTTCCTCGCGGCGCTCCTCGTACTCGTCGAGGATCTGTTGTGCATCGTCGCGGGTGGTCTCGGCCTTCTCGCGCTGCTGCTCGTAGTTGTCCACCTTCGCGTCGAGGTCGTTCAGGTCAGACTGGAGGCCGTTGAGGCGATCGTGGAGCCCCTTCGCTTCTTTCGCTTCGACCTGCGACTCGACGTCCTCCAGCGCCCCCCGTTTCTTCGAGAGGACGTCCTCGACGCCGAGACGCGCGTCGCCGGCACGCTCGCGATACTCCTCCAGTCGCCCGAGTTGGAGGAGGTCGTCGATCATGTCCTGGCGCTCGGTCGGCGTGGCGTTGATGAGTTTGTTCACCTCGCCCTGCCGGACGTACGCGCAGTTGACGAACGCGTCCGCGTCCATCCGGAGGAGGTCGCTCACGAACGCCCGTACGTCGGTCGCGCCGTCGCGGTGCAGTTCGTCGTCGTCGGATTCGAGCGTGCAGGTTGTCGTCTGAATCTGCTCGCCGTACCGCTTCAGTTCCCGCCGGATGTGGTACGATCGGCCGTCGTGGGTGAACCACAGTTCCACCTCCGCCTCCTCGGCGCCATTCGTCACGACGTCAGCGAGCGTGCCGTCGAGCGCCTTCGACCCGTACAGTGCGAAGAAACACGCCTCCAGCAGCGACGACTTCCCGCTGCCGTTGAGGCCGTGGATAACCGTCACGCCGTCGCGCAAGCGCAGGTCGGTGTCGGCGTACGGCTTGAAGTTGCGGAGGCGGATGCGGTCGAACATCATCGCGAATCACCCAGCGTGAGTTGGCCGTCGTCGTCGCCTGTCGAGTCAGCGGTCGAGTCAGCGGTCGTGGAGTCGGCTGTCACTTCTTCAGCGGTGGACACCGTGCCGGATTCTCCAGTGCTGTCGCCCCCATCGAGTCGCTCCTCGACGCGACGTTTCACCGCTTCGCGGACGTTCGAGTTGGGGAGTTCGCCTCGAACCACGTCGTCCACCTCGTCAGCGGCTGGTGATAGGCCCATCTCCGCGATACGGTCGCGCACCGCGTCGTCCGGGTCGGCGAAACTGACCGTCACCTCGTCGTCGACGTCCACCTCCCGGCGGTCGCTGACGCGGGCGATGAGCGCCCCACGGTCGCTCGCGAACTCCTCGACTGCTGCGGGTGCGATGGGGTCGCCCTCGCCGGTCACCTCCACGATGACGACGGCGTCCGCGACGTCGTGTTCGCGCACTCGGTCACGCACGCGGTCGATTCCCTCTGCGGGACCGAGTTCGGCGTCGACGAACACGAACGGACGAGTTTCGAGCGCCCGCCGTCGGATGTCGACGGCGTCGTCGCCGGGAGCGTCCGCGCCGAACGAGACGAGGTTGTAGCCGCGCCCGTCGCGTTCGCTCGCGGAGGCACGCTCGGTCGACCCGCAGTACGTCACCCACGTGTCGAGCACCTCCGCGGTGTCGGGCGTGTGGTTGTCGCCCAGCAGCATCGCGTCGAACTCGACCGACGACTCCGAGAGGACCGTCTCGGTGTCCCAGTCGGCGTACGCAAACGGCTCGAACAGGCCGTGGCTCACCAGCGCCGCGGTGGCGGCGTCGTGCGGAGCGAACGAATAGTCGAGGTCGTCGCGACGGCTCTCGGGAACGTGGTCGAGGCCGTAGAACGCCGTCTCCCCGACTACGACTGGCTCTGAGCCCAGTCTCGTGGCGAGGCCGAGCGATCCGAACAGGTCGAGCCACTGCCCGCCGCGCGTGGACTCGTGGTTACCGACGACCGCGAGGAAGGGAATCCCCGCGTCGTCCAACTCCCGGAGCGCCGAGAGAACACCGAGGAGGTCGGGCAGGTCGGGCCGGCGGTCGTGGAACAGGTCGCCCGCGTGGACGACGGCGTCCACGTCGTCGGCGACGGCGTCCGCCACCACCTGCTCGAAGGCGTCGAGGAAGTCGCGTCGCCGTTCGGGGGAGTGATACTGACGATACCCGATGTGGGTGTCGCCCGTGTGGATAACCCGCGTCATCAGTTGTCCCGACGTTGTTCTCCCCGTGGGATATGCGTATCGTGACCGGAGTGAAAGTGGTCTGCGTCGGCGGTCGCCGTGCGATGTGCGTCACGATAGCGGTCGAGCGTCGCCAAGACTCGTCGTGCGCGGCGCACGACCGACGGCGGCATCGCCGTCTGCAGCGTTGTCGCCTGTGCCGCACGAAGCCGCTCGAATCCTCCGTCTTGTGCGACCTCGCTCGCGGCTTCGACGCTCGCGAGCGCAGTCTCGGCCTCGCTCACGAGTCGACGAATCTCGTCCCTGTCGGTCGATTCGGTAGGTACGGTTCCCAGCGCCAACGCTCGCAACGTCGCCCGCACCTCGTCGCCCGCCGCTGTTCGGTCCCGATGCACGCACAGGCTGGTGCCGGTATCGGATATGAACGCTCGCACGAGTCGCCGTCGAAGGCAAGACACACGTACCGCCACACGAACGCCGAGGTATGCGGATCGGCGTCGGTTCGGGTAATCCGGTGAAATGCGAGGCGACCGAGCGTGCGGTGGCAGGAGCAGACGGCTTCGGCGACGACGCGACCGTCGAGGCGTGTCCGGTTCCGTCGGGCGTGAGCGAACAACCGCGCGGAACCGCCGAGACACGGACAGGCGCGCGGAACCGCGCGATGGCCGTCCTCGACGCCGATAGCAGCGGCGCAGGATACGACCTCGGCGTCGGTATCGAGGGCGGCGTGGCGACGCTGGACGGCGACGACGGCAACCTCTTTCTCGTGATGTGGGCCGTCGTCAGCGACGGCGACCGCGTCGGCGTCGGGTCGGGCCCGAGTCTCGTCCTCCCGGAGTCCATCGCCGGTCGCGTCCGTGCGGGCGAGGAGTTAGGCCCGGTAATGGACGACGTTCTCGACGAGTCGGGCGTCGCGCGCAACCAAGGCGCGGCAGGCGCACTCACCGGTGGACGGGTCGACCGCACCGACGCGCTTCGGACGGCGGTGGCGGGGGCGCTGGGACCGTTCGTGACCGACCTCTACTGAAGTAGTCGACAGAAATCCCTCCGCTCGCTCTCTCGGCTCAGTCGTCAGTCGCGATTTCGCTCGCGCCCATCTCGGTTTCTTCCTCGTCTAACTCCTCCGTCTCGTCGACAGCGGCCGTCAGCGAGACGTTGTAGCCGAGCATCGAGGCGACGCCGCCGACGACGGTGACGAGGTTCTTCACTGCGTGATCCAACACCGCCGCGGCGAACGCGACCGCCGCTGGGACGCCGCCGAGACCGACGACGAGCGCCGTGAACGCCGCCTCGTACAGGCCGATCCCGCCCGGTGACAGCGGGAGCACCTTCGCGAGGTTGCCGACGGAGACGGCGAAGAAGCCGACGACGACCATCTGCGTCACGGTCATCGTCTCGGCGGCCGCGGGGAACGCCGAGAGGACGAGCAACGCCGTCACCACGTCGAGCGTCCACACGACGACGGAGACGCCGCCGACGCGGAGGAACGACCGCCGCGTGCCCGCGACGGCCTGCACGCCGCCGGCGAACTCCTCGATGACGCCAGCGACGTAGTCGACGTACGAGTCCGAGGAGAACCGCGAGACGACCGCGCGGACGTAGTTGCGGTCCGAGCGTGCAGTCGCGACGATGAACAGGAGGCTGGCGACGGCGACGACGCCGACGAAGGCGGCCACCTGCACCGCAGTCGTCACCGCGCCGGCAGAGACGCCGGGGACGTTGCCGGAGACAGCGCTGGCGACCGCACCCGTTCCGTCGGTGACCAGCAAGCCGGCCAGCACCGCTCCCGCCATCGCGGTGATGGTCAGCAGGTCGAACACGCGCTCGGCCGCCAGCGACGCGAACCCGGTCGGGTACGGGATGCCGCGCCGTGCCTTCACGACGTACGCCCGCACCGCGTCACCCGCCCGAGCCGGGAACACGAGGTTGCCTGTCTGGCTGATGAACACCGCGCCGGTGAGGAAGCCGATCCGCTCACGATAGCCGAGTTCGGAGAGGATGTCTCGGTAGCGGAGGCCCCGAAGCGGCCACGAGACGAGGTACACGAGCGTCGCGATAGCGACCGGGACCGGGTCGGCCTCGGAGAACGCCGACAGCACCGCCGAGGGGTCGAGATACACCGTCATCAGCGCCAACGCCGCCAGCGTCAGTATCGCGCCGGCGGCGACCGTCCGGGTTCGCGTGATGCGCGGCGAGACGGACAGTTGCCACCACAGGCGGACGACCTGACTCCCCATTCCGAACACGTCGCGCACGAGGTCGACCTTCGAGTCACCCTTCGGTTCCCAGTCGACGGGGAACTCCGCGACGGCCATTCCGCGCCGTTGGGCCCGGACGAGTAGTTCCGTGTCCCAGAACCAGTGGTCGTCCTCGACGGCATCGTGGAGTTCCTCGAACGCCTCCCGCGAGAGCGCCTTGAACCCACACTGGTGGTCGCGCAGGTCCGAGCGAAGGACGGTCCGCACGAGGAGGTTGAACCCGCGCGAGGGGACGCCCCGCTTCGCCGGACGGTCGGCTTGCTCGCCAGGGATCCACCGCGATCCAGTCGCCACGTCGTACCCTTCGCGGTCGACCTTCGACACGAGTTCTTCGAGGTGGCGCATATCCGTCGCGAGGTCGGTGTCGAAGTAGACGAGTGTGTCGCCGTTCGCGCGGTCGAACGCGAACTCCAGTGCACCTCCACGTCCGAGGCGACGGTCGCTGTGGAAGTGCTTCACCCGGTCGTCCTCCCGGGCGAGTCGGTCGGCAATCTCCGGCGTGCGGTCGTCGCAGCCGTCTTCGGCGACGATGACTTCGAACTCGTCGTGAGGGAGGAAGCGTTCGAGCGCCTCGATAGTCGTTCGGACGGTGCCTTCGATGGTCGCCTCCTCGTTGTATGCGGGGAGGACGACGCTGACGCGCACCGCGTCGGCGTCGTCTCTCGAAGGCTCGTCCGACTCGGTCATTGTTGAGGAGGTGGCGGATGCCGGCGTAAGTACCTTCTGTCATCGCGCCCCCGATCGACCGAGTGGAGACGAACAGTCGCTAACGACCCGTGTGGCCGCCCGAGACTCGCGCTCACGACCAGATCGTCACCTCGGCAATCTGACCTTACTCGGTGTTAGGCGGCTGTACCGACGACCCGGATCGCCGGACCCAGCGACGACCGTTGCTGCAGCGTAACCACCAGACGGCTCTGTGTTAACCCCGTGTACCAAACCCACTATGAGGGGGCTT harbors:
- the mre11 gene encoding DNA double-strand break repair protein Mre11, whose amino-acid sequence is MTRVIHTGDTHIGYRQYHSPERRRDFLDAFEQVVADAVADDVDAVVHAGDLFHDRRPDLPDLLGVLSALRELDDAGIPFLAVVGNHESTRGGQWLDLFGSLGLATRLGSEPVVVGETAFYGLDHVPESRRDDLDYSFAPHDAATAALVSHGLFEPFAYADWDTETVLSESSVEFDAMLLGDNHTPDTAEVLDTWVTYCGSTERASASERDGRGYNLVSFGADAPGDDAVDIRRRALETRPFVFVDAELGPAEGIDRVRDRVREHDVADAVVIVEVTGEGDPIAPAAVEEFASDRGALIARVSDRREVDVDDEVTVSFADPDDAVRDRIAEMGLSPAADEVDDVVRGELPNSNVREAVKRRVEERLDGGDSTGESGTVSTAEEVTADSTTADSTADSTGDDDGQLTLGDSR
- a CDS encoding inosine/xanthosine triphosphatase; translation: MRIGVGSGNPVKCEATERAVAGADGFGDDATVEACPVPSGVSEQPRGTAETRTGARNRAMAVLDADSSGAGYDLGVGIEGGVATLDGDDGNLFLVMWAVVSDGDRVGVGSGPSLVLPESIAGRVRAGEELGPVMDDVLDESGVARNQGAAGALTGGRVDRTDALRTAVAGALGPFVTDLY
- a CDS encoding DNA-directed DNA polymerase, which produces MSDSQAGLGDFGDATAEEGGSNDDRRPDEEAAFVAGTGQGRVSDVIDREDIVVPDASGTVEMMVTAVDYTVEGAGTEEYPVVHVFGRTADNESEHLRVLGLEPYFYVPTADIENRALVEEYDVILDTREEAPDGERFKSIRGMPVTKVVARTPRDVGQIRDDFDRTYEADILFPNRFLIDYGVTSGLRVEERRLETDDDDGGRASLQVTPEHLEPCEVEADIRVNTFDIEVDDRNGFPEDGEEQVVCLTSHDSYRDEYIAWLYDAPVGGVDAPDVLDDYDLIGDHDSSVEVRTFAEEDAMLDAFIAYIEETDPDVLTGWNFEDFDAPYFMDRCELLDGRSEYDLSPDRLSRVNETWRSGWGGPDVKGRVVFDLLYAYQRTQFSELESYRLDAVGELELDVGKERYSGDIGDLWEQDPERLLEYNVRDVELCVEIDRKQDVIDFWDESRKIVGCQLEDAPTPGDAVDMYVLHNAYGRFVLPTKGQQDGEDFEGGAVFEPITGVEEMVSVLDLKSLYPMCMVTINASPETIVEDPDAFDGETYRAPNGTRFRKEPDGMMRQMIDELLAERDRLKGERDAHEVGSDAYEQYDQQQAAVKVIMNSLYGVSGWERFRLYDKDNAAAITAMGRRVIEFTEEAAREIDHEVTYGDTDSIMLALGDDITTEEAIEQSFAIEEHINGRYDDFAREELGADEHRFQIEFEKLYRRFFQAGKKKRYAGHIVWKEGKDVDDIDITGFEYKRSDIAPVTKRVQKRVIEMIVHGEATDDIKDYLHDEIQNFLAGDADLDEVGIPGGIGKRLEAYETATAQVRGAKYANLLLGTNFQRGSKPKRLYIEKVHPDFWQRMESEHGLDPQTDPLYGEFKRDPDVICFEYADEVPEEFVVDWDKMLDKTLKGPIARIIEALGMSWEEVKSGQEQTGLGSFM
- a CDS encoding DUF7322 domain-containing protein, whose protein sequence is MLEDDDDGDLFGLEREASEAENRGPRVNIPTVNDPSDSLPDPSTVDPHISRSFMTAVLYANVAVLGVSLGAMLIGFRGQWNWGGFAIVVGLLAGVRVYQTYRAFEQWREERDADEATEDDDTETDPDEASDAERDVQTYAETDGETEPDDPTESQQNTPTEDD
- a CDS encoding ABC transporter ATP-binding protein gives rise to the protein MATLKLKNLQAQVAETGEEILRGVDLEVKQGEIHALMGPNGSGKSTTAKVIAGHPAYEVTGGSVTLILSEEDVADIDADIDEEDLTWELLELEPNERAALGIFLGFQYPAEIEGVTMVNFLRQALNAKLGEREELFEDEEEADADADEDDSGYDTSPMEGPADDGDVGVAEFQKLLKEKMELLDMDEKFAERYLNAGFSGGEKKQNEVLQAAILEPSIAVLDEIDSGLDIDRLQDVSKGINALRDEQNTGILQITHYQRILDYVEPDHVHIMLDGKVVKSGDASLAEQLEDKGYDWVREEVYNTA
- the rad50 gene encoding DNA double-strand break repair ATPase Rad50; the protein is MMFDRIRLRNFKPYADTDLRLRDGVTVIHGLNGSGKSSLLEACFFALYGSKALDGTLADVVTNGAEEAEVELWFTHDGRSYHIRRELKRYGEQIQTTTCTLESDDDELHRDGATDVRAFVSDLLRMDADAFVNCAYVRQGEVNKLINATPTERQDMIDDLLQLGRLEEYRERAGDARLGVEDVLSKKRGALEDVESQVEAKEAKGLHDRLNGLQSDLNDLDAKVDNYEQQREKAETTRDDAQQILDEYEERREELASLESDIDELEATIREDEAERERLGDRVADERDRIEELESTLAERLSNTDVAAADAETLDARRADLDDREDDLRDDLRDARSQVNALTNQSENLAQKAEEVDERANELRERADRLDNEADEAAETLAERERKRETLTDERAEKRSLFEDAPVDVGEATAYRDSVQSDIEEARTEIRETAADLRAARSSVEDAEELLAEGNCPECGQPVEDSPHVDTLDEDREHVSELEANLATANERKASLEDDLDTAETLVEAENRLSQIADTVDLLDDGIDEKQAEAEEKRERATELCEEADEREAEAEEHRETAEQKRSEATETRETVEELEADLDRIQTARDRLDAVESTREAIDDAEETVERLTEKRVDIADRNDERREFLASKRERRDELREAVDEERVENARDRLDNAEDYIERVTDALADLHERRDDLTNRIGAVENELDELETLRERRDDLAARVDELEALHRETEELEAMYGDLRAELRRANVESLERMLNETFELVYGNDAYSHIELDGEYHLTVYQKDGEPLDPEQLSGGERALFNLSLRCAIYRLLAEGIDGAAPTPPLILDEPTVFLDSGHVSRLADLVAEMRGFGVRQILIVSHDDELVGAADDLVRVEKNPTSNRSTVDRIDDPSLAAVEAELNADD
- a CDS encoding DUF7331 family protein, with amino-acid sequence MTHASDSPLERSGASPDEAVETVEAYEDDGRTVLYDSENPLAWVEASTAVTLADHA
- a CDS encoding DUF7346 family protein encodes the protein MQTVRDDDGTRYLLVKRSAESSLVRDPATGEERHLPNDDLEAEGESALSAAAAGLSPALRRAVLACRDERALGLLVEFVDRGPLSVRTLLDSYDLCESDLHGLLAEFRAAGLLTETTVAGERGYEPTDEAETAVGRFRA